A window from Theobroma cacao cultivar B97-61/B2 chromosome 3, Criollo_cocoa_genome_V2, whole genome shotgun sequence encodes these proteins:
- the LOC18603912 gene encoding probable inactive poly [ADP-ribose] polymerase SRO5 isoform X2, with translation MAFNQNEYNDNNDNFLSFETRDSEKTHTASSNSTTLDTVNDQESVLTDCESGVSGPSFDQSPLFNNGLVRLFPGDKAHDVIMKRFLSNLGALAAHTKDLTIHKNSFLGVTWQARLQSFQIFIKAMEKKCGGDANIKYAWCSASRDEICKIVDHGFGHFGLPENSGLYGCGLYLSPDDSPMESVKNAMVDKNGMRHLMLCRVILGKAEAVQPGSRQCHPSSDEFDSGVDNLSSPKKYILWSTHMNTHILPEFILSFRAPSSLKGFLGMQDRLKIPTSPWISFPALISALSEFLPPPSINLISKYHKDLRDKKISRHELIQFVRQIAGDKLLVAVIKSSRTKPIAFSSIQRTTEHGSRSRFRHP, from the exons ATGGCTTTTAACCAAAACGAATACAACGACAACAATGACAACTTCCTTTCTTTCGAAACACGAGACTCTGAGAAGACTCACACGGCATCTTCAAATTCGACTACGTTAGACACGGTAAATGATCAAGAATCCGTTCTTACCGATTGCGAAAGCGGCGTTTCTGGCCCCAGTTTTGATCAATCTCCCCTGTTTAACAATGGGTTGGTTCGGTTATTCCCGGGGGACAAGGCGCATGACGTGATCATGAAAAGGTTTCTTTCCAATCTGGGTGCTCTGGCAGCTCATACTAAGGACTTGACAATCcataaaaatagttttcttggTGTTACTTGGCAAGCAAGGCTTCAATCTTTCCAGATTTTCATCAAAGCAATGGAGAAAAAATGTGGGGGCGACGCCAACATTAAGTATGCATGGTGCTCTGCTTCTAGAGATGAGATTTGTAAGATTGTTGACCATGGTTTTGGTCATTTCGGGTTGCCTGAAAACAGTGGATTGTATGGTTGCGGCCTCTATCTTTCCCCTGATGATTCTCCCATGGAAAG TGTGAAGAATGCAATGGTTGATAAAAATGGGATGCGGCATTTAATGCTTTGCCGTGTGATATTGGGGAAGGCAGAGGCGGTGCAGCCTGGTTCTAGGCAATGTCATCCAAGTTCAGATGAGTTTGATTCTGGCGTTGACAATCTGTCGTCGCCGAAAAAGTATATTTTGTGGAGTACACACATGAATACTCACATCTTGCCAGAGTTCATCTTGAGTTTCAGAGCTCCATCGTCCTTGAAAG GTTTCCTTGGGATGCAAGATAGGTTGAAGATACCAACTTCGCCTTGGATATCATTTCCAGCTCTCATATCTGCACTTTCGGAATTCTTACCTCCTCCTTCCATCAATTTGATCTCCAAATATCACAAAGATCTCAGG GATAAGAAAATATCAAGGCATGAACTGATACAATTTGTAAGACAAATAGCAGGAGACAAGTTGTTGGTTGCTGTCATCAAATCCTCCAGGACCAAG CCTATTGCATTTAGCAGCATTCAACGAACAACTGAGCATGGATCCAGGAGCAGGTTTCGACATCCTTAG
- the LOC18603911 gene encoding uncharacterized protein LOC18603911 encodes MQMQASPLLSLSPSSPSFNTYSSGRLAEIAARVVEEFRQESGDSCQDDIYETWPPQQKQNPQLQQQVIEEEDNEEEEEDDDFEFAFVCREPETSPISADEIFHNGQIRPTYPLFNTNLLLSDDQTPDGKTVDSTHPFVSKPGPRRLPLRKLMSEERETTSCSSSEADELEGVTPGSYCVWKPKGGSSGNDQESPGRCKKSNSTGSSKRWKLRDLLYRSNSDGKDTFVFLAPSKREKTSNTNGNKAMEIPGKFQAAEEHCGGTRNLKPGDKRRSFLPYRQDLVGLFSNVHGLSKNLHPF; translated from the coding sequence ATGCAAATGCAGGCAAGTCCACTTCTGTCTCTGTCCCCAAGCTCTCCAAGCTTCAACACTTACTCATCGGGCAGGCTTGCTGAAATCGCTGCGAGAGTTGTCGAAGAATTCAGACAGGAGTCTGGTGATTCGTGTCAGGACGACATTTACGAAACCTGGCCCCcgcaacaaaaacaaaacccgcAGCTCCAACAGCAAGTCATAGAAGAGGAAGACAATgaagaggaggaggaggacGATGATTTCGAGTTTGCTTTTGTCTGTAGAGAGCCGGAGACTTCTCCAATCTCGGCAGACGAAATCTTTCACAACGGACAAATCAGGCCAACTTATCCACTTTTCAACACCAACTTGTTGCTCAGTGATGATCAAACCCCTGATGGCAAAACCGTTGACTCTACTCATCCCTTTGTATCCAAACCAGGACCCCGTCGCTTACCATTGAGAAAACTCATGAGTGAAGAACGTGAAACGACTTCGTGTTCGTCCTCGGAAGCTGATGAATTGGAAGGAGTAACGCCGGGGTCTTACTGTGTCTGGAAACCGAAAGGAGGGTCATCAGGGAATGACCAAGAATCCCCTGGAAGATGCAAGAAGAGCAATTCAACCGGGTCATCCAAGAGATGGAAGTTAAGAGACCTGCTTTATAGAAGTAACAGTGATGGTAAAGACACGTTTGTTTTCTTAGCACCgagcaagagagagaaaaccaGTAACACTAATGGTAACAAGGCCATGGAAATTCCAGGAAAGTTTCAGGCAGCTGAAGAACATTGTGGTGGTACCAGAAATTTGAAACCAGGGGACAAGAGAAGGTCCTTTTTGCCATACAGGCAGGACTTGGTGGGGTTATTTTCTAATGTCCATGGCTTGAGCAAGAATTTGCATCCATTTTGA
- the LOC18603912 gene encoding probable inactive poly [ADP-ribose] polymerase SRO5 isoform X1 codes for MAFNQNEYNDNNDNFLSFETRDSEKTHTASSNSTTLDTVNDQESVLTDCESGVSGPSFDQSPLFNNGLVRLFPGDKAHDVIMKRFLSNLGALAAHTKDLTIHKNSFLGVTWQARLQSFQIFIKAMEKKCGGDANIKYAWCSASRDEICKIVDHGFGHFGLPENSGLYGCGLYLSPDDSPMESVKNAMVDKNGMRHLMLCRVILGKAEAVQPGSRQCHPSSDEFDSGVDNLSSPKKYILWSTHMNTHILPEFILSFRAPSSLKGFLGMQDRLKIPTSPWISFPALISALSEFLPPPSINLISKYHKDLRDKKISRHELIQFVRQIAGDKLLVAVIKSSRTKQPIAFSSIQRTTEHGSRSRFRHP; via the exons ATGGCTTTTAACCAAAACGAATACAACGACAACAATGACAACTTCCTTTCTTTCGAAACACGAGACTCTGAGAAGACTCACACGGCATCTTCAAATTCGACTACGTTAGACACGGTAAATGATCAAGAATCCGTTCTTACCGATTGCGAAAGCGGCGTTTCTGGCCCCAGTTTTGATCAATCTCCCCTGTTTAACAATGGGTTGGTTCGGTTATTCCCGGGGGACAAGGCGCATGACGTGATCATGAAAAGGTTTCTTTCCAATCTGGGTGCTCTGGCAGCTCATACTAAGGACTTGACAATCcataaaaatagttttcttggTGTTACTTGGCAAGCAAGGCTTCAATCTTTCCAGATTTTCATCAAAGCAATGGAGAAAAAATGTGGGGGCGACGCCAACATTAAGTATGCATGGTGCTCTGCTTCTAGAGATGAGATTTGTAAGATTGTTGACCATGGTTTTGGTCATTTCGGGTTGCCTGAAAACAGTGGATTGTATGGTTGCGGCCTCTATCTTTCCCCTGATGATTCTCCCATGGAAAG TGTGAAGAATGCAATGGTTGATAAAAATGGGATGCGGCATTTAATGCTTTGCCGTGTGATATTGGGGAAGGCAGAGGCGGTGCAGCCTGGTTCTAGGCAATGTCATCCAAGTTCAGATGAGTTTGATTCTGGCGTTGACAATCTGTCGTCGCCGAAAAAGTATATTTTGTGGAGTACACACATGAATACTCACATCTTGCCAGAGTTCATCTTGAGTTTCAGAGCTCCATCGTCCTTGAAAG GTTTCCTTGGGATGCAAGATAGGTTGAAGATACCAACTTCGCCTTGGATATCATTTCCAGCTCTCATATCTGCACTTTCGGAATTCTTACCTCCTCCTTCCATCAATTTGATCTCCAAATATCACAAAGATCTCAGG GATAAGAAAATATCAAGGCATGAACTGATACAATTTGTAAGACAAATAGCAGGAGACAAGTTGTTGGTTGCTGTCATCAAATCCTCCAGGACCAAG CAGCCTATTGCATTTAGCAGCATTCAACGAACAACTGAGCATGGATCCAGGAGCAGGTTTCGACATCCTTAG